TTTTCGGGTTCTTTGCCGATGTCTGTTTTTTTCCAAGCAGCGTAGTCACAGTCTGGGTAATTAGAACACCCAAAGAACTGCTTACCCCGTTTGGTTCGGCGAACTATGATTTCACCTTTGCACTTGGGACAATCTATTCCAACCTTTTCCTTGTAGTTTTTGGTATATTTACATTCTGGAAATTTGTCACAAGATAAAAACTTACCAAACCGACCTATGCGAATAATCACGTCTCCCGTTGTGCAGTCAGGGCACTTCTCCCCCGTTTTCTCAACAGGAATCTTAACCTTCTCAGCTTCAGTCTGTACTTTGTTCACGGTAGTCTTGAACGGTTCATAAAAAGCCCCAATTACTTTTTTCCACTCTGCGGCCCCATTGGCAATTTCATCTAAACTATCCTCCATTGATGCTGTAAATTTAAGGTCCAATACAGCTGGAAAATGTTCTACCAGAAAATCTGTGACGGTGATGCCAATTTTAGTCGGTGAAAAACGTCCTTCTTCTTTTTCGATATAGTGGCGATCTTGAATATTAGAGATAATAGGAGCATATGTTGAAGGGCGGCCCACTCCTTCACTTTCAAGTTTTTTAATTAGCGAGCTTTCAGAGAAACGTGCGGGTGGCTGCGTAAATTTCTGCTCGCCATCCACATTAATAAGTTTGAGGTTTTCCTTTTGACTAACTTCTGGTAGAAGCACCCCTTCTTGCATGGACTTTGTTATACCAATCACCTTGAGGTATCCATCAAACTTTAAAATTTCTCCACGAGCAATAAGTGTATATGTGTTTGTTTTAGCTGCTTTAGCTTCTACCTCTATCTTGGTGCGGTCAAAGATAGCGCTCTCCATCTGAGTGACTACAAAACGACTCCATATCAGGTCATAAAGACGTGCATCATCGCGACCAAATTTTGTTGAATCTGGCGAAGCGCCGCTTTTGTTTTTAGCTACATTGGTTGGTCTAATAGCTTCATGTGCTTCTTGAGCTACCTTAGATTTGGTCTTAAAAAGCCGCGCCTTTCCAACTAAATATTTTTTGCCATATTCTTTCTCAATATATGCTCTTACCGAAGTAACAGCTTCTAGGGAGATACTCAGGGAATCGGTACGGTGATAAGTAATTAGACCTTGTTCATACAGCTTCTGGGCATGCATCATTGTTTTTTTACTGGACCAACCTAAGCGATTTACGGCTGCTTGCTGAAGAGTTGATGTGGTAAAAGGAGGATTAGGTGAGCGTTTGGCTTCTTTCCTCTCAATATTAGATATTATGTAATTTGAGAGTCTTAGCTGGGCCAAAGCCACGCCTGCGTCCTTTTGGTTATTAACTTCGCCACTTTCACCATTTATTTTATCTAAAATAACCTTGAATTTATCACCTCTAGGAGTTTTCACC
This genomic stretch from Candidatus Roizmanbacteria bacterium CG_4_9_14_0_2_um_filter_38_17 harbors:
- a CDS encoding type I DNA topoisomerase, with the translated sequence MKLILVESPTKAKTLTRFLKAGKDLSIEATYGHIRDLPEKKLGVNTRKDFEPEYVIPKRQTKKVAELKKLAKAADSIILATDPDREGEAIAYHAALLLKKKGMKIERIVFHEITKSAIEAALKSPKEIDQNLVDAQQARRVLDRLVGYKLSPLLWRKVRAGLSAGRVQSVTVRLVVDREKERDAFKPTEFWVIEAEVKTPRGDKFKVILDKINGESGEVNNQKDAGVALAQLRLSNYIISNIERKEAKRSPNPPFTTSTLQQAAVNRLGWSSKKTMMHAQKLYEQGLITYHRTDSLSISLEAVTSVRAYIEKEYGKKYLVGKARLFKTKSKVAQEAHEAIRPTNVAKNKSGASPDSTKFGRDDARLYDLIWSRFVVTQMESAIFDRTKIEVEAKAAKTNTYTLIARGEILKFDGYLKVIGITKSMQEGVLLPEVSQKENLKLINVDGEQKFTQPPARFSESSLIKKLESEGVGRPSTYAPIISNIQDRHYIEKEEGRFSPTKIGITVTDFLVEHFPAVLDLKFTASMEDSLDEIANGAAEWKKVIGAFYEPFKTTVNKVQTEAEKVKIPVEKTGEKCPDCTTGDVIIRIGRFGKFLSCDKFPECKYTKNYKEKVGIDCPKCKGEIIVRRTKRGKQFFGCSNYPDCDYAAWKKTDIGKEPEKTKNGG